In Merismopedia glauca CCAP 1448/3, the following proteins share a genomic window:
- a CDS encoding CmpA/NrtA family ABC transporter substrate-binding protein, giving the protein MNHFASKFSRRQFLLSSGAAALGTIVLHGCTDSPNQYDASDTIKIGFLGQTDAAPLIIAQVKGLFAKHGVPNVTLVKQPSWGVTRDNLQLGSKGGGIDGAMVLSPMPYQMALGTATVNRQRIPMYLLARLNTGGQGFSISNEYKGLGTKLDTSVLREKVQAAKSKGNHLRFAMTFKGGTSDLMLRYWLAAGGIDPVQDVGIITVPGPQLVSNMRVKNIDGFCVGDPFHVRLINQELGYTAATTNEFWSDHPEKALAFHGKWVDKNPQAAKGILKGLIEAQQWCDRLVNRTEMAQILSEPDWAKVPVEDISDRLQGRIIYGDDRPVAENSQNIMHYWENNASFPYKSHDLWFLTENQRWGMMDSNIDVKTAINNVNRADLWREAAKEMNIPVAQIPPTDSRGVETFFDGVKFDPENTNAYLNSLKIKAI; this is encoded by the coding sequence ATGAATCACTTTGCGTCTAAATTTTCTCGTCGTCAATTCCTATTGAGTTCGGGTGCAGCAGCTTTGGGAACAATTGTTTTACATGGCTGTACCGATTCACCAAATCAATATGATGCTTCAGATACTATTAAAATTGGTTTTTTAGGACAAACAGATGCAGCACCTTTAATTATTGCCCAAGTTAAAGGTTTATTTGCCAAGCATGGAGTTCCCAATGTCACGTTAGTTAAACAACCATCTTGGGGAGTAACTAGAGACAATTTGCAACTTGGTTCTAAAGGCGGCGGTATAGATGGGGCAATGGTTCTGAGTCCAATGCCATACCAAATGGCATTAGGAACTGCGACAGTTAATCGCCAGCGAATTCCTATGTATTTGTTAGCCAGATTGAATACAGGAGGGCAAGGATTTTCTATTAGTAATGAATACAAAGGTTTGGGCACAAAACTTGATACTTCTGTCTTACGAGAGAAAGTTCAAGCAGCTAAATCTAAGGGCAATCACCTGCGATTTGCCATGACTTTTAAAGGTGGTACTAGTGACTTAATGTTGCGCTATTGGTTAGCTGCTGGTGGCATAGATCCAGTTCAAGATGTGGGAATAATTACCGTTCCAGGGCCACAATTAGTCTCTAATATGAGGGTAAAAAATATTGATGGATTCTGCGTTGGCGATCCATTTCATGTCCGTTTAATTAACCAAGAATTAGGTTATACAGCAGCTACTACTAATGAGTTTTGGTCAGATCATCCAGAGAAAGCCCTAGCCTTTCATGGTAAATGGGTGGATAAAAACCCGCAAGCTGCCAAAGGGATACTCAAAGGACTAATAGAAGCCCAACAATGGTGCGATCGCTTAGTAAATCGTACCGAAATGGCGCAAATTCTGTCCGAACCAGATTGGGCAAAAGTGCCCGTGGAGGATATCAGCGATCGCCTGCAAGGTCGCATTATCTATGGTGATGACCGCCCAGTTGCCGAAAATAGTCAAAATATCATGCATTATTGGGAAAACAATGCTTCATTCCCCTACAAAAGCCACGATTTATGGTTTTTAACTGAAAATCAGCGTTGGGGGATGATGGATTCCAATATAGATGTCAAAACAGCGATTAATAATGTCAATCGCGCCGATTTATGGCGAGAAGCTGCCAAAGAAATGAATATTCCTGTAGCCCAAATTCCACCAACAGATTCGCGAGGGGTAGAAACCTTTTTTGATGGGGTGAAATTCGATCCAGAAAATACAAATGCTTACCTGAATAGTTTAAAAATTAAAGCCATTTAA
- the ntrB gene encoding nitrate ABC transporter permease, with translation MTTATRTKAKSTTRQAGRFLSNSNTNKIVTPILTIGVLLLIWQLLCSAPNAHFPGPIQVVNQSWDLIVNPFFDRGVTNKGLFWQILASLQRVAWGFSLAALVGIGLGIIVGTTPWLNDGLDPLFQLLRTIPPLAWLPISLAAFQQASTSAIFVIFITSIWPILLNTIAGVQQIPQDYINVSKVLNLSRQEYFFNIVFPATVPYIFTGLRIAIGLSWLAIIAAEMIVGGVGIGFFMFDAWNAAKISDIIVALVYVGVVGLLLDRLMSAIADKVVPKNR, from the coding sequence ATGACAACTGCTACTCGGACTAAAGCTAAATCTACTACTCGTCAAGCAGGTAGATTTTTAAGTAATTCAAATACCAATAAGATAGTTACACCGATCTTGACAATAGGAGTTTTGCTACTAATTTGGCAACTATTATGTAGTGCCCCTAATGCTCATTTCCCAGGGCCAATTCAGGTTGTCAATCAAAGTTGGGATTTAATTGTTAATCCATTCTTCGATCGCGGTGTCACTAATAAAGGTTTGTTTTGGCAAATACTAGCCAGTTTACAACGGGTAGCTTGGGGCTTTTCTTTAGCAGCCTTAGTCGGCATTGGTTTAGGTATTATTGTGGGGACTACTCCCTGGCTAAATGATGGTTTAGATCCACTTTTTCAACTCTTGCGTACTATTCCTCCATTAGCTTGGTTGCCTATTTCTCTAGCTGCTTTTCAACAAGCAAGTACCTCAGCTATTTTCGTCATTTTTATTACTTCAATTTGGCCCATCTTACTCAATACCATCGCTGGAGTTCAACAAATTCCGCAAGACTATATCAACGTCTCCAAAGTCCTCAATTTATCTCGCCAAGAATACTTTTTCAACATCGTTTTTCCCGCCACAGTTCCCTACATTTTTACAGGTTTAAGAATTGCCATCGGTTTATCTTGGCTAGCAATTATCGCCGCCGAAATGATCGTTGGTGGTGTCGGAATTGGCTTTTTCATGTTCGATGCTTGGAACGCAGCCAAAATTAGCGACATTATCGTGGCTTTAGTTTATGTAGGTGTAGTTGGCTTGCTTTTAGATAGATTGATGTCGGCGATCGCAGATAAGGTTGTTCCCAAGAATCGCTAG
- a CDS encoding ABC transporter ATP-binding/substrate-binding protein (This model describes the ATP binding subunits of ATP-binding cassette (ABC) transporters for nitrate transport, or for bicarbonate transport, in bacteria and archaea.) codes for MCALVAVDRISKVFDLPNGQNYIALKGIDLQIKLGEFITLVGHSGCGKSTLLNMIAGLDLPTDGIVTLEGETITQPGPERMVVFQNYSLLPWRTVRENIALAVNSVLKHLSSEERDRIVEEHINLVGLSHAADKTPGEISGGMKQRVAIARALAIRPKLLLLDEPFGALDALTRGNLQDQLMKICEEHQVTAVMVTHDVDEAVLLSDRIVMLTNGPESKIGRILEVDIPRPRERMKVVEHPSYYSLRSEVIYFLNQQQRVKKLRARHTTNIARHGLEKVNLEIGFLPLTACAPIAVAKEKGFFAKHGLDEINLIRESSWRGIVDGITGGYVDAAQMPAGMPVWLTLGGNEDQPLSVVTSLTMTRNGNAITLATHYGDREVHSLPEFRQYLQQTPEKRHTLGVAHPSSLHNLLLRYWLAAGDIDPDRDVNLKPMPPAQMLADLRAETIDGYCVGEPWNYRASIEGIGSTIATDLDIWPNHPAKVLGVREDWANAYPNTHIALVKALLEACKYCADPVNATEISHILAKREYVGTKAEYIQIGTPDFDKIKTREYAHHLFYDGNGARNRPSRTEQLWIMTQMARWGHVSFPRNWVEIMERLCRLSVFSTAARELGLEVNYDRHPIELFDGITFDGNNPMEYLNHLKIKRDFTVATVILDNRHHSVA; via the coding sequence ATGTGTGCCTTAGTAGCAGTAGATAGAATTAGCAAAGTCTTTGATTTACCTAACGGTCAAAACTATATTGCCCTAAAAGGGATTGACCTGCAAATCAAGCTAGGAGAGTTCATTACTTTAGTAGGTCACTCAGGATGTGGCAAATCTACCCTATTAAACATGATAGCTGGGTTAGACTTACCCACAGATGGAATTGTGACTCTAGAAGGAGAAACGATTACCCAACCAGGACCAGAGAGAATGGTAGTATTTCAAAACTATTCTTTGCTACCTTGGCGAACGGTGCGAGAAAATATCGCTTTAGCGGTGAATTCGGTGTTAAAACACCTATCGTCAGAAGAACGCGATCGCATTGTGGAAGAACACATCAATCTGGTGGGATTAAGCCATGCTGCGGATAAGACTCCAGGAGAAATATCGGGAGGAATGAAACAGCGAGTAGCGATCGCCCGCGCTTTGGCGATTCGTCCTAAATTACTCCTATTAGACGAACCTTTTGGGGCGCTAGATGCCTTGACTAGAGGCAACTTACAAGACCAATTGATGAAAATCTGCGAAGAGCATCAAGTTACTGCTGTCATGGTAACTCACGATGTCGATGAAGCGGTATTACTCTCAGATCGAATTGTGATGCTAACGAATGGCCCCGAATCTAAAATCGGGCGCATTCTAGAGGTAGATATTCCCAGACCTCGCGAAAGAATGAAAGTCGTCGAACATCCCAGCTATTACAGCTTGCGGAGTGAAGTCATCTACTTTTTGAACCAACAGCAACGGGTGAAAAAACTGAGGGCGAGACATACCACTAATATCGCCCGTCATGGCTTGGAAAAGGTGAATTTAGAGATAGGTTTTTTACCCCTAACCGCTTGCGCGCCAATTGCTGTAGCTAAAGAGAAAGGCTTTTTCGCCAAACACGGTTTAGATGAAATTAACCTGATTCGAGAATCAAGCTGGCGCGGAATCGTCGATGGAATTACGGGAGGATACGTCGATGCAGCCCAAATGCCGGCAGGAATGCCAGTTTGGTTGACTTTAGGGGGAAATGAAGACCAACCTCTGTCTGTAGTTACCTCTTTAACCATGACTCGCAATGGCAACGCCATCACTTTAGCTACCCATTACGGCGATCGCGAAGTCCATTCTCTCCCAGAATTTCGCCAATATTTACAACAAACGCCGGAAAAAAGGCACACATTAGGAGTAGCGCACCCCTCCTCGTTGCATAACCTCCTCCTGCGTTACTGGTTAGCCGCAGGCGATATCGATCCAGATCGGGATGTCAATCTCAAACCAATGCCACCCGCCCAAATGTTAGCGGATTTGCGGGCAGAAACGATTGACGGCTATTGCGTGGGAGAACCTTGGAATTATCGGGCTTCAATCGAAGGAATTGGCTCGACTATTGCCACCGACTTAGATATTTGGCCCAATCATCCAGCTAAAGTTTTAGGAGTCAGAGAAGATTGGGCTAATGCCTATCCTAATACTCATATTGCTTTAGTCAAAGCCTTACTGGAAGCTTGTAAATATTGTGCAGATCCAGTTAATGCAACGGAAATAAGTCATATTTTAGCCAAAAGAGAATACGTCGGCACTAAAGCTGAATATATCCAAATTGGTACGCCAGATTTCGACAAAATCAAAACTAGAGAATACGCCCATCACCTGTTTTATGACGGTAACGGTGCGAGAAATCGTCCCAGTCGTACCGAACAGCTATGGATTATGACTCAAATGGCGCGGTGGGGACACGTTTCTTTCCCTAGAAACTGGGTAGAAATCATGGAAAGGCTGTGTCGTCTGAGTGTATTTAGTACCGCAGCTAGGGAATTGGGATTAGAAGTAAATTATGATCGCCATCCTATCGAACTTTTTGATGGAATTACCTTCGACGGTAATAACCCGATGGAATATCTCAATCATCTCAAAATTAAACGAGATTTCACCGTAGCCACTGTGATTTTAGATAACAGACACCATTCGGTTGCGTAA
- a CDS encoding nitrate ABC transporter ATP-binding protein (This model describes the ATP binding subunits of ATP-binding cassette (ABC) transporters for nitrate transport, or for bicarbonate transport, in bacteria and archaea.), with product MTSAKVSYSTATTTRKSNTPFLLLENVSKVYPTPKGPYTVLDGVNLSVDSGEFICLIGHSGCGKSTLLNMVAGFNQPTDGIVQLDNQPITKPGPDRMMVFQNYALLPWRTAWENVYLAVNAVYRDKSKAEKEEITRENIALVGLTEAAHKTPAQISGGMKQRVAIARALSIRPQVLILDEPFGALDPITKEELQEELLKIWSDRRCTVLMITHDLDEALFLADRLVMMTNGPHAKIGEILDIPFDRPRDRTLIMEDPTYYELRNQALDFLYHRFAHDDT from the coding sequence ATGACTAGTGCTAAAGTTTCTTACTCAACAGCCACTACTACCAGAAAAAGTAACACTCCCTTCTTACTCCTAGAAAACGTATCTAAAGTCTATCCCACCCCCAAAGGACCTTATACAGTACTAGATGGAGTCAATCTCAGCGTTGATTCGGGAGAATTCATCTGTTTAATCGGTCATTCTGGCTGTGGCAAATCTACCCTACTAAACATGGTGGCAGGATTCAACCAACCCACAGATGGGATAGTGCAACTAGATAACCAACCCATTACCAAACCTGGCCCCGATCGCATGATGGTGTTCCAGAATTATGCCTTATTACCCTGGCGTACTGCTTGGGAAAACGTTTATTTAGCAGTTAATGCGGTTTATCGGGATAAATCTAAAGCCGAAAAAGAAGAGATTACTAGAGAAAATATTGCTTTAGTAGGATTAACTGAAGCAGCGCACAAAACCCCAGCACAAATATCTGGGGGGATGAAACAACGGGTGGCGATCGCCCGTGCGTTATCAATTCGTCCCCAAGTTCTCATTTTAGACGAACCCTTCGGCGCTTTAGATCCGATTACTAAAGAAGAGTTACAAGAAGAATTACTGAAGATTTGGAGCGATCGCCGTTGTACAGTCTTAATGATTACCCACGATCTCGATGAAGCCCTTTTTCTGGCAGATCGCCTAGTGATGATGACTAATGGACCTCATGCCAAAATTGGCGAAATCCTCGACATTCCCTTTGATCGCCCCCGCGACAGAACTTTAATCATGGAAGATCCCACCTACTACGAACTTCGCAACCAAGCTCTAGATTTCTTATACCATCGTTTCGCTCACGACGATACTTGA
- the crtB gene encoding 15-cis-phytoene synthase CrtB, which produces MLQLSESASPQKLASTEEAYEICRQITAKYAKTFYLGTLLMPKPKRQAIWAIYAWCRLTDELVDGLEATGTTPETLDQWEAQLESIFAGQPIDDPDVALVDTLQKFPIEIQPFRDMIAGQRLDLYRNRYQTFEELKQYCYYVAGTVGLMSTAVMGIDTSHCNAPWHREIYNPTEEAIALGIASQLTNILRDVGEDVSRGRIYIPLDELAQFNYTEAELLKGVVDDRWRALMQFQIARARKYYETAERGISYLSGDARYPIWAALILYRQILDRIEENQYDVFRQRAYVPKHQKLFSLPLAWLRAQVL; this is translated from the coding sequence ATGCTGCAACTGTCTGAGTCTGCATCCCCCCAAAAACTAGCTTCAACAGAGGAAGCTTACGAAATCTGCCGCCAGATCACTGCTAAATATGCCAAAACTTTTTATTTGGGCACTTTACTCATGCCCAAACCGAAACGTCAGGCAATTTGGGCAATTTATGCTTGGTGTCGGCTGACTGATGAATTGGTAGATGGTTTGGAAGCGACGGGTACTACCCCAGAAACCTTAGACCAATGGGAAGCGCAACTGGAATCTATTTTCGCAGGTCAGCCCATAGACGATCCAGATGTGGCTTTGGTAGATACTCTACAGAAGTTTCCCATCGAGATTCAGCCCTTTAGAGATATGATTGCGGGTCAGCGCCTGGATTTGTACCGCAATCGCTATCAAACTTTTGAAGAATTAAAACAATACTGTTACTACGTCGCTGGAACGGTAGGGTTGATGTCTACGGCAGTTATGGGAATAGATACTTCTCACTGTAACGCTCCTTGGCATCGGGAAATATATAATCCTACGGAAGAAGCTATAGCCTTGGGTATAGCTAGTCAATTAACTAATATTTTGCGGGATGTAGGTGAAGATGTCTCTCGCGGACGGATTTACATTCCTTTGGACGAGTTAGCTCAGTTTAACTATACTGAAGCAGAACTCCTCAAAGGTGTGGTTGACGATCGCTGGCGCGCTTTGATGCAATTCCAAATTGCTAGAGCGCGTAAATACTACGAAACAGCAGAAAGAGGGATTAGTTATCTCTCTGGCGATGCTCGCTATCCGATCTGGGCTGCTTTGATTTTATACAGGCAAATTCTGGATAGAATTGAAGAAAATCAGTATGATGTATTTCGGCAAAGGGCATATGTACCTAAGCACCAGAAGTTGTTCTCTTTGCCTCTAGCTTGGTTGAGGGCGCAAGTGCTTTGA
- the pds gene encoding 15-cis-phytoene desaturase: MRVAIAGAGLAGLSCAKYLTDAGHTPIVLERRDVLGGKVAAWQDADGDWYETGLHIFFGAYPNMLQLFKELDIEDRLQWKEHTMIFNQPSAPGTYSRFDFPDLPAPFNGLVAILSNNDMLTWSEKIKFGIGLLPAMIQGQKYVEEMDKYTWSEWMQKQKIPPRVEKEVFIAMSKALNFINPDEISATILLTALNRFLQEKNGSKMAFLDGPPTERLCQPMVDYITAKGGEVHLNAPLKEIQLNPDTSVKSFLIRGLDGAEDQVITADIYVSAMPVDPFKTLLPQPWQEMEIFQKLDGLEGVPVINLHLWFDRKLTDIDHLLFSRSPLLSVYADMSNTCKGYADPEKSMLELVLAPAKDWISKSDEDIVAATILELEKLFPQHFGGDDPAKLLKSHVVKTPRSVYKATSGRQQYRPSQKTPIPNFFLTGDYTMQRYLASMEGAVLSGKLTAQAIEDAARQSHLGVVSASS, from the coding sequence ATGCGAGTAGCGATCGCCGGAGCGGGTTTAGCAGGTCTTTCCTGTGCTAAGTATCTCACAGATGCAGGTCATACCCCCATCGTCTTAGAACGTCGAGACGTATTGGGTGGTAAAGTAGCCGCATGGCAAGATGCAGATGGCGACTGGTATGAAACTGGGTTGCACATCTTTTTTGGGGCATACCCCAATATGTTGCAGTTGTTCAAAGAATTGGATATTGAAGATCGATTGCAGTGGAAAGAACACACCATGATCTTCAATCAACCATCAGCACCTGGAACGTATTCTAGATTCGATTTTCCCGATCTTCCCGCACCATTTAACGGTTTGGTGGCTATTTTGAGCAATAACGATATGCTCACTTGGTCAGAGAAAATCAAGTTTGGGATTGGTCTACTTCCCGCCATGATCCAAGGGCAAAAATACGTCGAAGAGATGGACAAATACACTTGGTCGGAGTGGATGCAAAAGCAGAAAATTCCCCCCAGAGTCGAAAAAGAAGTATTTATTGCCATGTCTAAGGCTTTAAACTTCATTAATCCTGATGAAATATCAGCTACTATTTTGCTGACTGCCTTAAATCGCTTTTTGCAAGAAAAAAACGGCTCTAAGATGGCATTTTTAGACGGTCCCCCGACAGAACGGCTGTGTCAGCCAATGGTAGATTATATTACTGCCAAAGGTGGAGAAGTCCACTTGAACGCCCCTTTAAAAGAAATTCAACTTAACCCAGATACCAGCGTTAAAAGCTTCCTGATTCGGGGTTTAGACGGCGCTGAAGACCAAGTAATTACCGCCGACATTTATGTTTCTGCTATGCCCGTAGACCCCTTCAAGACGCTTTTACCTCAACCTTGGCAAGAAATGGAAATCTTCCAAAAGCTTGATGGTTTAGAAGGCGTACCAGTCATAAATCTGCACCTATGGTTTGATCGCAAACTCACCGATATCGATCATCTGCTTTTTTCCCGTTCTCCCTTGCTTAGCGTTTACGCTGATATGAGCAATACTTGTAAAGGTTACGCCGATCCTGAGAAGTCTATGCTAGAACTAGTTTTAGCTCCTGCTAAAGACTGGATTAGCAAATCCGATGAAGACATAGTTGCTGCCACTATCTTAGAACTAGAAAAATTATTTCCCCAACACTTTGGTGGTGACGACCCCGCTAAATTGCTCAAGTCTCACGTAGTGAAAACTCCAAGATCCGTTTACAAAGCCACTTCTGGTCGTCAGCAGTACCGACCATCTCAAAAAACCCCAATTCCTAATTTCTTCCTCACGGGTGACTACACTATGCAACGTTACTTAGCCAGTATGGAAGGGGCCGTACTTTCTGGTAAGCTGACAGCACAGGCGATTGAAGATGCTGCGCGTCAATCCCATCTAGGAGTTGTGAGTGCTAGTTCATAA
- the pdhA gene encoding pyruvate dehydrogenase (acetyl-transferring) E1 component subunit alpha, which translates to MVQERPVPTLPTAYTSITKEEGLRLYEDMVLGRLFEDKCAEMYYRGKMFGFVHLYNGQEAVSSGVIKAMRPGQDYVSSTYRDHVHALSSGVPAREVMAELFGKATGCSKGRGGSMHMFSAEHRLLGGYAFVAEGIPVATGAAFQSKYRREALGDESSDLVTACFFGDGACNNGQFFECLNMAALWKLPILYVVENNKWAIGMAHERATSEPEIYKKAHAFGMAGVEVDGMDIMAVHTVAKEAVARARAGEGPTLIEAMTYRFRGHSLADPDELRSKAEKDTWFVRDPIKLFAAYLNEHNLADVGELKAIDQKIQATIDEAVQFAESSPEPDPSELYRYIFAEDN; encoded by the coding sequence ATGGTTCAAGAACGACCTGTACCTACATTACCGACTGCGTATACATCGATTACGAAAGAAGAAGGTTTGCGCCTTTACGAAGATATGGTTTTAGGGCGCTTGTTTGAAGACAAGTGTGCTGAAATGTACTATCGAGGTAAAATGTTTGGTTTTGTCCACCTGTACAATGGTCAAGAAGCTGTGTCCAGTGGCGTAATTAAAGCCATGCGTCCAGGTCAAGATTACGTTTCTAGCACTTACCGCGATCACGTTCACGCTTTGAGTTCTGGAGTCCCAGCTAGAGAGGTGATGGCAGAGTTATTTGGTAAGGCTACAGGCTGTAGTAAAGGGCGTGGCGGCTCAATGCATATGTTTTCTGCCGAACATCGCCTGTTGGGAGGTTATGCTTTCGTCGCTGAAGGGATTCCGGTAGCGACTGGTGCGGCTTTTCAAAGCAAGTATCGTCGAGAAGCTTTAGGAGATGAGAGTTCAGATTTAGTCACTGCTTGCTTTTTTGGGGATGGAGCTTGCAATAATGGGCAGTTTTTTGAATGTTTGAACATGGCAGCTTTATGGAAGCTACCGATCCTCTATGTGGTAGAAAATAATAAGTGGGCGATCGGGATGGCTCACGAACGGGCTACTTCTGAACCAGAAATCTATAAGAAAGCTCATGCTTTTGGGATGGCTGGGGTAGAGGTTGACGGGATGGATATCATGGCGGTGCATACAGTAGCTAAAGAGGCTGTAGCACGCGCTAGAGCCGGTGAAGGTCCAACTTTGATTGAGGCGATGACTTACCGCTTTCGGGGGCATTCTTTAGCCGATCCTGATGAATTACGTTCTAAAGCTGAGAAAGATACTTGGTTTGTCCGCGATCCCATTAAACTATTTGCGGCTTACCTGAACGAGCATAATTTAGCAGATGTAGGTGAACTAAAGGCGATCGACCAGAAAATTCAAGCTACTATTGATGAAGCGGTACAATTTGCCGAAAGCAGCCCAGAACCCGATCCTAGCGAACTCTATCGCTATATTTTTGCTGAAGACAATTAG